A genomic stretch from Shewanella woodyi ATCC 51908 includes:
- a CDS encoding methyl-accepting chemotaxis protein, translating to MKFNMLTIKQKILLTVTLAVLLSTALVGVLSQRSAKHVVEQRMLTSELPNMLQQIRNKVELDINSLMNAAEQLANNHMLIQWLENDRPVESEHLVTKQLQRIKSQYGLAQASFADRETAAYYTQDGFLRLLNPSQDGWFFDYKNSGQERMLNVFTEANGEVKLFINYQQPNGRGLVGLAKSLDDMVALLESFKIEETGFVYLVDAQGQVKLHPDTKQIGKNSLSNFYREGNTNSLLNRSDFSLLKTEVDGESMLVASSYIPSMNWYLVAQVPEAEIFALLQESAYQILIWTLLIACAFIILAIFVAGSVSRPISVVASMLQDIGEGEGDLRQRLPVEGNDELTLLAKGFNSFISKIQSSIIEVTETSEQLSLSAKDVATQAQKTLSDSQLQKDQTLMVVAAINEMGATVNEIAGSAAQAADTARDADTESSSGQVVVLRAKDTINQLSGDVESVGEVIESLAVHTKSIGGILDVIRAISEQTNLLALNAAIEAARAGEAGRGFAVVADEVRNLASRTATSTNEVQIMIDKLQAEASRAVDAMSLSRSRSQEGVIAVDEASMSLSGISEQIGQITDMNIQVAAATEEQSTVVEDINRNVTEINEITQRTADTSEAVAQASQSLNQLAHRLDSLVAGFKV from the coding sequence CAACAAGGTTGAGCTGGATATCAATAGTTTAATGAACGCTGCCGAACAGCTGGCTAATAACCATATGTTGATCCAATGGTTAGAGAATGATCGCCCGGTTGAAAGCGAGCATTTAGTCACCAAACAGCTACAGAGAATTAAGAGTCAATATGGGCTCGCTCAAGCTTCATTTGCCGATAGAGAGACAGCAGCTTACTACACGCAAGATGGCTTTTTACGCTTATTAAACCCCTCTCAGGACGGCTGGTTTTTCGATTATAAAAACAGTGGCCAAGAGCGCATGCTCAATGTGTTTACCGAAGCCAATGGTGAGGTAAAACTCTTTATCAATTATCAGCAACCCAATGGCCGTGGACTGGTGGGATTAGCTAAGTCTCTCGATGATATGGTTGCCCTTTTAGAGTCATTTAAAATTGAGGAGACGGGCTTCGTCTATCTTGTAGATGCCCAGGGACAGGTAAAACTGCATCCCGACACCAAGCAGATTGGAAAAAACTCTCTAAGCAACTTCTACCGTGAAGGGAACACTAATAGTTTACTCAACCGCAGTGATTTTAGCCTGCTAAAAACTGAGGTTGATGGTGAGTCCATGCTAGTAGCCAGTAGTTATATTCCTTCGATGAACTGGTACCTTGTTGCTCAAGTCCCAGAGGCTGAAATTTTCGCTCTACTACAGGAGTCTGCTTATCAGATCTTAATCTGGACCCTATTGATTGCATGCGCATTTATTATTTTAGCCATATTTGTCGCAGGCTCAGTAAGCCGACCAATCTCAGTTGTCGCCTCCATGTTGCAAGATATCGGAGAGGGTGAAGGAGATCTTCGTCAGCGTCTTCCTGTAGAGGGAAATGATGAGCTGACCTTACTGGCTAAAGGTTTTAACAGCTTTATCAGTAAGATCCAAAGCTCAATTATCGAAGTAACCGAAACCAGCGAACAACTAAGCCTCTCGGCAAAAGATGTCGCCACTCAGGCGCAGAAAACCCTCAGTGATAGCCAGCTACAGAAAGATCAAACCCTGATGGTCGTCGCTGCAATTAATGAGATGGGCGCAACGGTAAATGAGATTGCAGGTAGTGCCGCTCAAGCAGCAGATACCGCAAGAGATGCCGATACAGAATCCAGTTCAGGTCAGGTGGTTGTACTGCGCGCTAAAGACACCATTAATCAGCTTTCTGGCGATGTTGAATCTGTTGGCGAGGTGATCGAGTCTTTAGCCGTTCACACTAAATCCATCGGCGGTATTTTAGATGTCATTCGCGCTATATCTGAGCAGACCAACCTACTTGCCCTGAACGCAGCTATTGAAGCTGCCCGTGCTGGTGAAGCGGGTCGTGGTTTTGCAGTGGTGGCCGATGAAGTTAGAAATTTAGCATCACGCACAGCAACATCCACCAACGAAGTTCAGATTATGATCGATAAGCTACAAGCTGAGGCAAGCAGAGCAGTTGATGCTATGTCCCTGAGCCGCTCTCGCTCTCAAGAGGGAGTTATCGCGGTTGATGAAGCCAGTATGTCTCTTTCAGGGATCAGTGAGCAGATTGGTCAGATCACAGACATGAACATTCAAGTTGCAGCAGCAACTGAGGAGCAATCAACGGTTGTTGAAGATATTAATCGCAATGTCACAGAGATCAATGAGATAACCCAAAGAACTGCCGACACGTCAGAAGCCGTAGCCCAAGCAAGTCAGTCGTTGAATCAACTGGCTCATCGTTTGGATAGTTTAGTGGCAGGTTTTAAGGTGTAA
- a CDS encoding DUF4870 domain-containing protein, producing MGIAVHASSFAGYIIPFGSILGPLIVWLMKRDEIAFVDECGRNCLNFKISLMIYMMISAILMFVGIGFILIGILAVADIVFTIIAAMKASEGISYQYPMSIKFLKPRN from the coding sequence ATGGGGATTGCAGTGCACGCCTCAAGTTTTGCAGGTTATATCATTCCCTTTGGTAGCATACTCGGCCCGCTAATTGTCTGGTTGATGAAGCGTGATGAGATAGCTTTTGTTGATGAATGTGGCCGTAACTGCTTAAATTTTAAGATAAGCTTAATGATCTACATGATGATCAGTGCCATTTTGATGTTTGTGGGTATTGGGTTTATCTTGATCGGTATACTTGCGGTGGCCGATATCGTGTTTACGATTATTGCAGCCATGAAAGCCAGCGAAGGGATAAGTTATCAATATCCCATGTCGATTAAGTTTTTAAAGCCTCGAAACTAA
- a CDS encoding MOSC domain-containing protein — translation MSEQLLVKRLSGLYLGEEFSESTGIISGIANKKSSIKLEVNIDRVSGDAQADPKHHGGLDRVLHHFPREHYGQYRRWDMMNGFKDGPAMGENISTVGLDEAQVNIGDIIAIGEVQLQVTQPRSPCFKLNQQFGHKEFALAMQTSGLCGWFYRVLKPGVIQQDDSVTLLERRTQMSVRDAMAIYFAPEFDASAYDRLISSEGLATSWVNSLQRRLDSQKIENWQMRLFGPQAS, via the coding sequence ATGTCGGAACAATTACTGGTTAAACGTTTATCGGGTCTATATCTGGGCGAAGAGTTCAGTGAGTCGACAGGGATTATTAGTGGGATAGCCAATAAAAAGTCCTCCATCAAGTTAGAAGTCAATATTGATCGTGTTAGTGGTGATGCTCAAGCCGACCCTAAGCATCATGGTGGATTAGACAGGGTGCTGCATCATTTTCCTCGAGAGCATTATGGTCAGTACCGCCGCTGGGATATGATGAATGGCTTCAAGGATGGACCTGCCATGGGTGAAAACATTAGTACCGTGGGGCTAGATGAGGCTCAGGTAAATATCGGTGATATTATTGCTATCGGTGAAGTTCAGCTACAGGTGACTCAACCTAGATCGCCATGTTTTAAGTTAAACCAACAGTTTGGCCATAAGGAGTTTGCACTTGCGATGCAGACTAGCGGCCTGTGCGGCTGGTTTTACCGAGTGCTCAAACCAGGTGTGATCCAACAAGATGATAGTGTAACCCTGTTAGAGCGACGTACACAGATGAGTGTGCGTGATGCTATGGCTATCTACTTTGCACCTGAGTTTGATGCATCAGCTTATGATCGTCTGATTAGTAGTGAAGGGCTCGCCACCTCCTGGGTGAATAGCTTACAGAGAAGGTTGGATAGCCAAAAGATTGAGAACTGGCAGATGCGTCTGTTTGGTCCACAAGCGAGTTAA
- a CDS encoding sensor domain-containing diguanylate cyclase: MGKAVWSDKKRFIWILSVLLLTAFIFTSGISYKVAHDSLSEQISENTLPLTSDNIYSEIQQDLLQPIFISSLMAQDTFVRDWTINDEEDPQQLIRYLREIQNKYDTVTSFFVSEKSRKYYHSTGVLKKIEDTAPNDAWYFRVRSLPTSESYEVNIDLDTANRTRTVVYVNYKVHDFEGNFIGVTGVGLAVERVQKLIKLYQQRYNRRVYFVDTEGHVTLHGEQYSGSQTLQNSPGLEKYATRILTSPSASFSYVRDNKTVYLNSRMVSDFKWYLMVEQEEAEGEKKILNTFWVNIVLGLMVIVVILVIANLTLGRYQRKLEVMASTDKLTGATNRQMFEEYFSHSLQNAEISATPVSVILLDIDYFKSVNDNFGHSIGDLVIKTVANIIRRQLRSEDIVCRWGGEEFLLLLPNIDLSHAADMAERIRESIAERKISVNEHEIGITVSSGVAQYKLGEPRADLINRVDVALYQAKDRGRDQVVLSH; encoded by the coding sequence ATGGGAAAGGCAGTATGGAGTGATAAGAAGCGGTTTATCTGGATCCTATCGGTTCTTTTGCTAACGGCATTTATTTTTACTAGTGGTATCAGTTATAAAGTTGCTCACGACTCTCTGAGTGAGCAGATTTCAGAGAATACTTTACCTCTCACCAGCGACAATATCTATTCAGAGATCCAGCAAGATCTATTACAACCTATCTTTATCTCCTCATTAATGGCGCAAGACACCTTTGTTAGAGATTGGACCATCAATGATGAGGAGGACCCTCAGCAGTTGATCCGTTATCTGAGAGAGATTCAAAATAAATACGATACCGTCACTAGTTTTTTTGTCTCAGAGAAAAGTCGAAAGTATTACCACTCCACAGGTGTGCTAAAAAAGATTGAAGATACAGCTCCCAATGATGCTTGGTATTTTCGTGTTCGCTCGCTGCCAACATCTGAATCCTATGAGGTGAATATCGATCTTGATACAGCAAATAGAACCCGTACCGTTGTCTACGTTAACTATAAAGTACATGACTTTGAAGGGAATTTTATCGGTGTGACTGGTGTTGGATTAGCGGTAGAGCGGGTGCAAAAGCTGATAAAACTCTATCAGCAACGTTATAACCGCCGAGTTTATTTTGTCGATACCGAGGGGCACGTAACCCTGCATGGAGAGCAGTATTCAGGCAGTCAGACACTGCAAAACTCACCGGGACTCGAGAAGTATGCCACCCGTATTTTGACCAGCCCTAGCGCCTCTTTCTCCTATGTTAGAGATAATAAAACTGTCTATCTGAACTCACGTATGGTGTCTGATTTTAAATGGTACTTGATGGTTGAGCAGGAGGAGGCAGAGGGAGAGAAGAAGATTTTAAATACCTTCTGGGTCAACATAGTGCTTGGCTTGATGGTTATTGTTGTGATTTTAGTGATTGCGAATTTGACCTTAGGTCGTTACCAGAGAAAGTTAGAGGTGATGGCGTCGACAGATAAGCTTACTGGCGCTACCAACCGGCAGATGTTTGAGGAGTATTTCTCCCACTCCCTACAAAACGCCGAAATCTCAGCCACACCTGTGTCGGTTATTTTATTGGATATTGATTACTTTAAGAGTGTGAATGATAACTTTGGCCACAGTATTGGTGATCTGGTGATTAAGACGGTGGCAAATATAATCCGGCGTCAATTAAGGAGCGAAGATATTGTCTGTCGCTGGGGCGGAGAGGAGTTTCTACTGCTTCTACCTAATATCGACCTTAGTCATGCCGCGGATATGGCGGAGAGAATTAGGGAGTCGATAGCCGAGCGAAAAATCAGTGTTAATGAACATGAGATCGGCATAACTGTCAGCTCAGGTGTTGCACAATATAAGCTAGGTGAGCCAAGAGCCGATCTGATCAACCGAGTAGATGTTGCACTTTATCAGGCAAAAGATAGAGGACGCGATCAGGTGGTGCTATCTCATTAG
- a CDS encoding PfkB family carbohydrate kinase — MANILLVANLNCDRILNLDRPLQMGGRFHYQDGGQRLGGGGANTGIGLVWAKHRVALVSQVGRDKVGDWLLAEASTQGIDCHLIQRHKENSCEMLLVMTPDGERTIIRPQRPVFELASPPVWQQWDAVYFNSSAEGSVSWAKTALKNCLVLAQLAKDERPRPCDILIASKTDMQGRSQLSPWEYGLTIAGDSLKYFIVTDGADGAYLYTENDCQQVEATPSEVIDTTGAGDAYAAGLIHGLTTGLGILESMKEAGVWAGFAVATQSSIPGEGLKQYLNN, encoded by the coding sequence ATGGCTAATATTCTTCTCGTGGCTAACCTCAACTGTGATCGTATTCTGAATCTGGATAGACCCTTGCAGATGGGCGGGCGTTTTCATTATCAAGATGGTGGACAAAGACTGGGTGGTGGTGGAGCCAACACAGGGATTGGATTGGTTTGGGCCAAACATAGGGTTGCCCTTGTGAGTCAAGTTGGCAGAGATAAGGTGGGGGACTGGTTGCTTGCTGAAGCGAGCACTCAAGGGATAGATTGTCACCTTATTCAACGTCATAAAGAGAACTCCTGTGAGATGCTACTTGTGATGACTCCCGATGGAGAGCGCACGATTATTCGCCCTCAAAGGCCTGTATTTGAACTGGCATCACCACCAGTGTGGCAGCAATGGGATGCGGTATATTTCAACTCCTCGGCTGAGGGAAGTGTTAGTTGGGCTAAAACAGCACTGAAAAACTGCTTGGTACTAGCTCAATTAGCCAAGGATGAACGTCCTAGGCCCTGTGATATCTTGATTGCGTCGAAAACTGATATGCAGGGGCGTAGTCAACTCTCTCCATGGGAATATGGTTTAACCATCGCTGGAGACTCTCTTAAATATTTTATTGTGACCGATGGTGCTGATGGTGCCTATCTGTATACCGAGAACGATTGCCAACAGGTGGAAGCTACGCCGTCTGAAGTGATTGATACGACTGGCGCTGGAGATGCTTATGCGGCTGGTTTGATACATGGCCTTACTACAGGGTTAGGTATTCTTGAGTCCATGAAAGAAGCCGGAGTGTGGGCTGGGTTTGCGGTTGCGACACAAAGCTCGATACCTGGGGAGGGGTTGAAGCAGTATCTGAACAATTAG
- a CDS encoding GNAT family N-acetyltransferase yields the protein MDAKLIETLVSAEDFTRLRDISGLSPRPIEAARVGLPRSLFGVQVLVHQHVVGMGRVVGDGALNFEIVDVAVDPAYQGRGYGRMLMQAIMEYLERDAPKGAYITLMADVPELYEKFGFKLSRPASEGMFIIKR from the coding sequence ATGGATGCAAAGTTAATTGAAACCCTTGTGTCAGCAGAAGATTTTACCCGTTTAAGAGATATATCTGGATTATCACCAAGGCCAATTGAAGCCGCTAGAGTGGGTCTACCGCGCAGTTTGTTTGGGGTACAGGTGCTGGTTCATCAACATGTCGTTGGTATGGGAAGAGTTGTGGGTGACGGAGCACTGAATTTTGAGATTGTCGATGTCGCGGTGGATCCTGCGTATCAAGGTAGAGGTTATGGCAGAATGCTTATGCAAGCCATCATGGAATACCTTGAAAGAGATGCACCAAAGGGCGCCTATATTACCTTAATGGCTGATGTTCCTGAGTTGTACGAAAAGTTCGGTTTTAAACTTAGCCGTCCAGCCAGTGAAGGTATGTTTATCATTAAGCGCTAG
- a CDS encoding GNAT family N-acetyltransferase, protein MEPLFQTERITCRQFESGDLQAFADYRALPEVAKYQSWSEYSYQDALTLFDEIKGVEFGCLGHWFQLAILTKDSKQMLGDLAVHFIDGEQIEIGFTFAPDFQGQGYASEAVIGLLTYLFSTLKPHRVIATTDCENLPSWLLLERVGFRREAHFIENVFFKGAWGSEFQYAMLASEWRSGNGG, encoded by the coding sequence ATGGAGCCGTTATTTCAAACAGAACGTATTACCTGTCGCCAATTTGAGTCTGGTGATCTACAGGCGTTTGCCGATTATCGTGCTCTCCCTGAGGTGGCCAAATACCAAAGTTGGAGCGAGTACAGTTATCAGGATGCACTTACGCTATTTGATGAGATCAAGGGAGTTGAGTTTGGTTGTTTAGGTCATTGGTTCCAACTGGCCATATTAACTAAGGATTCTAAACAGATGTTGGGAGATCTGGCCGTTCATTTTATTGATGGAGAGCAGATTGAGATTGGTTTTACGTTTGCCCCAGATTTTCAGGGACAAGGATACGCATCTGAAGCGGTAATTGGCTTGCTAACTTACCTCTTTTCAACCTTAAAACCTCATAGGGTGATAGCGACTACTGACTGCGAAAATCTTCCCTCTTGGTTGTTATTGGAAAGAGTGGGCTTTCGACGAGAGGCACATTTTATCGAAAACGTCTTCTTTAAAGGTGCTTGGGGCAGTGAGTTTCAGTATGCGATGTTAGCGTCGGAATGGCGTAGTGGTAACGGAGGTTAG
- a CDS encoding putative quinol monooxygenase, which produces MDISFKMRLESMIVRVGEFQAAAGQAEALYQFLLSLAPYIQGSKGCLSYQVLRKEGEVNEFAVIERWDSVEHHQLSVKGFPPEQMQAAMPLFGAAPKGTYYRE; this is translated from the coding sequence GTGGATATCAGTTTTAAGATGAGGCTAGAGAGTATGATTGTTCGAGTTGGAGAGTTTCAAGCAGCAGCGGGACAAGCTGAGGCTCTGTACCAGTTTCTACTTTCACTTGCGCCTTACATTCAAGGCTCAAAAGGCTGCCTCTCCTATCAAGTGTTACGTAAAGAGGGAGAGGTTAATGAGTTTGCAGTGATAGAAAGGTGGGATTCAGTTGAGCATCATCAACTGTCGGTAAAGGGTTTTCCACCTGAGCAGATGCAAGCTGCAATGCCACTTTTTGGTGCTGCGCCAAAAGGGACATATTACCGTGAGTGA
- a CDS encoding LysR family transcriptional regulator — protein MGAFERAQLFKLIVELGSMVATAKALNISPSAVSKRLAELESQLGVQLLKRSTRSIVITEAGEHFYQEVRELSGRWQSLVDETATLGESPSGRLTVAAPAPVLSRVLMPMLPGFNANFPEIKLELLSVDYDDLPLRSADISLARHIEAFDSGTFVGVPLCEYRNGLFASPEYINKHGSPHKVEELVQHSCLCYGKENRSYLWCLGEESVEVKGRLVSDNTEVIIQAAVQGMGIAYIPRMIIERELACGELMSVLTYVESQRFSMWGYYQQLAYLPAKTRAFIDYFRHSW, from the coding sequence GTGGGGGCATTTGAGAGAGCACAGCTCTTTAAGTTAATCGTTGAACTGGGTTCCATGGTAGCGACAGCTAAGGCTCTCAACATCAGTCCATCGGCGGTAAGTAAGCGTTTGGCTGAGTTGGAATCTCAGCTCGGGGTACAACTGCTAAAGCGTTCGACACGGAGCATTGTAATCACAGAAGCGGGTGAGCACTTTTATCAGGAAGTGAGAGAACTTAGTGGACGTTGGCAGTCTTTGGTTGATGAAACCGCTACATTAGGAGAGAGCCCCAGTGGTCGCTTGACTGTAGCCGCACCAGCCCCTGTTTTAAGTCGAGTGTTAATGCCTATGTTGCCCGGTTTTAATGCTAATTTCCCTGAGATTAAGTTGGAGTTATTGTCGGTTGATTACGATGACTTACCACTGCGCAGCGCCGATATCTCTCTTGCAAGGCATATAGAAGCGTTCGATTCAGGTACTTTTGTTGGTGTGCCGCTGTGTGAATACCGTAATGGCCTGTTTGCTTCACCTGAATATATTAACAAGCATGGCAGCCCCCATAAGGTTGAGGAGCTGGTTCAACATAGTTGCCTCTGTTATGGAAAGGAGAATCGCTCTTACCTTTGGTGTTTAGGTGAGGAGAGTGTCGAAGTGAAAGGGAGGTTGGTGAGTGATAATACAGAGGTCATCATTCAAGCTGCGGTGCAGGGGATGGGGATTGCCTATATCCCTAGGATGATTATTGAGAGGGAGCTTGCTTGTGGAGAGCTTATGTCTGTTTTAACTTATGTAGAAAGTCAGCGGTTTTCCATGTGGGGTTATTACCAGCAGTTGGCTTATCTGCCGGCGAAGACCCGTGCTTTTATCGATTATTTTCGTCACTCTTGGTGA
- a CDS encoding coproporphyrinogen III oxidase family protein: MSSIIQSAGSEIIKPYQADITVPNWMLSSMERVMQFYVDRNLRLDTQSADMMPAPVEGKKYMLYAHVPFCHTLCSFCTFHRFLFKEDKARAYFISLRKEMDMVKALGYDFESMYIGGGTTTVLEDELARTIEHAKTLFPNIKEVSCESDPQHLDSPEFKQLEGLVDRMSIGVQSFNDDILAMTDRLDKFGSGQQTFDKIMAAKELFPIINVDLIFGFRGQTDEIIQHDLDMASKLDPRQITTYPLMITHQTRKSVKGKLAASQGDMARQYRQILNSLNGQYNQLSAWAFGKANNEGFDEYVIDYDEYLGVGSGSFSFLDDTLYVNNFSLRKYHENINAGRMGVEQQKNYSKKDVMQYRFLLGMFSGRLSRKYFRETFGVNLDTALFKEMTSMKVIGAIKNDPTDPDKLIVTDNGKMMGLLMMKEFYSGMDNVRAQLRKPLKPCDM, from the coding sequence ATGTCGTCAATTATTCAATCAGCTGGCAGTGAAATTATTAAGCCTTATCAGGCTGATATTACTGTCCCTAACTGGATGCTTAGCTCTATGGAGCGAGTGATGCAGTTCTATGTTGATAGAAACTTGCGACTCGATACTCAGTCGGCAGATATGATGCCTGCACCAGTAGAGGGTAAGAAGTATATGCTTTATGCCCATGTGCCTTTCTGTCACACGCTCTGCTCTTTCTGTACCTTCCACCGTTTCCTGTTTAAAGAAGATAAGGCTCGCGCTTACTTTATCTCTCTGCGTAAAGAGATGGATATGGTGAAGGCGCTGGGTTATGACTTTGAGTCCATGTATATCGGTGGCGGCACAACAACGGTGTTGGAAGATGAGCTAGCCCGTACCATTGAGCATGCGAAAACCCTGTTTCCAAATATTAAAGAGGTTTCATGTGAGTCGGATCCTCAACATTTAGATAGTCCAGAGTTTAAACAGCTCGAGGGTTTAGTGGATCGCATGTCTATCGGGGTGCAGAGCTTTAATGATGATATTCTAGCGATGACAGATAGGCTGGATAAGTTCGGCTCGGGTCAACAGACATTTGATAAGATCATGGCGGCTAAAGAGCTGTTTCCTATCATCAACGTCGATCTGATCTTTGGTTTCCGTGGCCAAACCGATGAGATCATTCAACATGACTTAGATATGGCCTCTAAGTTAGATCCTCGTCAGATCACCACTTATCCCTTGATGATCACGCATCAGACACGTAAGAGTGTGAAAGGTAAACTGGCAGCGTCCCAAGGAGATATGGCTCGTCAGTATCGCCAGATCCTCAATAGTTTAAATGGACAATACAATCAACTGTCTGCATGGGCGTTTGGTAAGGCTAACAACGAAGGTTTCGATGAGTACGTTATCGATTATGATGAGTATTTAGGTGTGGGCTCTGGGTCATTTAGCTTCTTGGATGACACCCTTTATGTGAATAACTTCTCCCTTAGAAAGTACCATGAGAATATTAATGCAGGACGCATGGGTGTTGAGCAGCAGAAGAATTACAGCAAGAAGGATGTGATGCAGTATCGCTTCCTACTGGGGATGTTCTCAGGCCGTTTGTCCCGTAAATATTTCCGTGAAACTTTTGGTGTAAACTTAGATACCGCACTCTTTAAAGAGATGACCTCGATGAAGGTGATCGGTGCAATTAAGAATGACCCAACCGACCCTGATAAGCTGATTGTGACCGATAACGGCAAGATGATGGGGCTATTGATGATGAAGGAGTTTTACTCGGGCATGGATAATGTCCGCGCTCAGCTGCGTAAACCGCTGAAGCCTTGCGATATGTAG
- a CDS encoding formate dehydrogenase subunit gamma — protein MNNWFKQIGLILVLMFSAIGLAQAGAEQPVATDGQIWSQLQAGATGETTSHGEFHNQPINTYDLRVLELRSDLLAPALMAALFGMIIIFVVFIKINGISKLHGGYSGKLVYRWSKFDVSIHWLGAIPCLLLILTGLTLLAGRFFFQPYIGEGLWAGLVYGAKQVHDFMAIPFMLGWALMVTLWAKNQLPKMYDLKWMMVVGGYINFGPFKGKHPDAGFANAGEKLWFWAFALFGLVISASGMLLLFPNLFEPSRTLSLIALVLHSVAAIIITAFSIVHIFMATVMSEGGMECMVSGYCDETWASQHHNLWFDEIKENGTLKYKD, from the coding sequence ATGAACAATTGGTTCAAACAGATTGGCTTGATCTTAGTGCTAATGTTCAGTGCTATCGGCCTAGCTCAAGCTGGAGCAGAGCAGCCTGTTGCTACTGATGGTCAGATCTGGTCTCAGTTACAAGCGGGCGCCACAGGTGAGACTACCTCTCACGGTGAGTTCCACAACCAGCCGATCAATACCTATGATCTTCGTGTTCTAGAGCTACGTAGCGACCTATTAGCGCCAGCGTTAATGGCTGCGCTATTTGGCATGATCATCATCTTTGTGGTTTTCATAAAGATTAACGGTATCTCTAAGCTACATGGTGGCTACTCAGGTAAGTTGGTCTACCGCTGGTCTAAGTTTGATGTCTCAATCCATTGGTTAGGTGCGATCCCATGTCTGCTGTTGATCTTGACTGGTCTGACTCTGTTGGCAGGGCGTTTCTTCTTCCAGCCATACATAGGTGAAGGTCTATGGGCAGGCTTAGTCTACGGTGCCAAACAGGTGCATGACTTCATGGCGATTCCGTTCATGTTAGGTTGGGCATTGATGGTCACCTTATGGGCTAAGAATCAGCTACCTAAGATGTATGACCTTAAGTGGATGATGGTGGTTGGTGGTTACATCAACTTCGGTCCATTCAAAGGTAAACACCCTGATGCTGGTTTTGCTAACGCCGGTGAGAAGTTATGGTTCTGGGCATTTGCCCTATTTGGTCTAGTGATCTCTGCCTCTGGTATGTTGTTGCTATTCCCGAACTTGTTCGAGCCTAGCCGTACATTAAGCTTAATTGCATTAGTGCTTCACTCTGTTGCTGCTATCATCATTACTGCTTTCTCAATCGTACATATCTTTATGGCAACGGTTATGTCTGAAGGTGGTATGGAGTGTATGGTGTCTGGCTACTGTGACGAAACTTGGGCAAGTCAGCACCACAACCTTTGGTTCGATGAGATCAAAGAAAATGGTACGCTTAAATACAAAGACTAG
- the fdh3B gene encoding formate dehydrogenase FDH3 subunit beta: protein MATMKFLCDTKRCIECNGCVTACKNENDSALEWGIQRRRVVTINDGVPGEASISVACMHCTDAPCQAVCPANCFYKTEDGLTLHNKDTCIGCGYCLYACPFGAPQFPKKGAFGSRGKMDKCTFCAGGPEENFSDAERQKYGSNRIAEGKLPMCAELCATKSLLAGDAEIISSIFRERVAYRGSKNAIWG from the coding sequence ATGGCTACAATGAAATTTTTGTGTGATACCAAGCGTTGCATCGAATGTAATGGTTGTGTCACAGCATGTAAGAACGAAAACGACTCAGCTCTAGAGTGGGGCATTCAACGTCGCCGCGTTGTTACCATCAATGATGGTGTGCCAGGTGAAGCATCTATATCAGTGGCATGTATGCACTGTACCGACGCTCCTTGTCAGGCTGTGTGTCCTGCAAACTGCTTCTACAAGACTGAAGATGGCTTAACACTGCACAACAAAGATACCTGTATCGGTTGTGGTTACTGTCTCTACGCTTGCCCATTTGGTGCGCCTCAGTTCCCTAAGAAGGGTGCATTTGGCAGCCGTGGCAAGATGGACAAGTGTACTTTCTGTGCCGGTGGCCCAGAAGAGAACTTCTCAGATGCTGAGCGTCAGAAGTACGGTTCTAACCGTATCGCTGAAGGTAAGCTGCCTATGTGTGCTGAGCTATGTGCGACTAAGTCGTTACTTGCGGGTGATGCAGAGATTATCTCTTCAATCTTCCGTGAGCGTGTTGCATACCGTGGCTCTAAAAATGCAATCTGGGGTTAA